GACAGCTGGACCTGGCAGGGAGCAGAGAGCGGCGTGCCTTCGGCATCATAGGTATCCGTCGCAAAACCGAAACGAATCGTACCGGTATATGTCTTGTCCATGCTGCCGAAATACTGCGCGAGGCGGGTGTACTTGCCAAGCAGCAATGGCAAAACACCGGTCGCCATCGGGTCAAGTGTGCCGAGGTGGCCGACAGAAGACTCCCCGGTGAAGCGACGTACGAAAGCGACAACATCGTGCGAAGTCATCGCACCTGGCTTATCTACTATAAGGAGCCCGTTCACACCTTCCACTATAGTTGCTTCGCGGGTGGAAATGCTGCGTTGCTATGCGTGATTTAGAAGGTTGTCGTCGTCCGTTCCCGCACCAGGGACAAGAATTCACTTCGTGTCTTCTGCTGCTGAAACACACCCACCATCGCGGACGTCACCGTGGAGGAGTGCTGCTTCTCTACCCCGCGCATCATCATGCAGAGGTGCCGCGCCTCGATTACCACGCCGACGCCTTGAGGCTCGATAGCTTCCTGGATGGCATCCGCAATTTGGCGTGTCAGGCGCTCCTGCACTTGCAATCTGCGGGCAAAAACCTCGATCAGGCGCGGTATTTTGCTCAGGCCGATCACCTTGCCCTTGGGGATGTAGGCCACGTGAACCTTGCCAAAGAATGGCAGCAGATGGTGTTCGCAGAGGGAGAACATCTCTACATCCTTCACGATTACCATCTCGTCGTAGTCCACATCAAAGAGCGCACCGCGGAGAATCTTGGTGGGGTCTTCCTCATAACCCTTGGTGAGGAAGGACATAGATTTCTCCATGCGCTCGGGCGTCAATAACAACCCGTCGCGGCTGGGATCTTCGCCAAGGCGAGAGAGGATCTCTCGATAAAGCTCCTGCGTGGTGTGTTCGGCAAGGCCGCTCTTTGCGCCGATCCGGGCTCCGGGCTTTGTCACAATTGCTGGTTGAGCCATTCGTTGTCCTTTTCCGCCGCCGTATCGAACGGCAGGCTCCGTATGCTCAGGCATAGCGGTTCTGGGTTCTCTCACTCTTTCCGCGATACTCAAAATAATTATTTGCCGTTTCTTCGATTCGGATGCTCACCAGGGTTGCCTTGTCGAATCCAGCGGAAACAAGATCAAACACTGTAATACACAGATTCTCCGTGGTGGGCACCTGCTCCTGAAAGCTCGCATCCAGATTCAAATTTGTATGGTCGAAGCGGTCGATGACCTCTCTCTGCATAAAGCCGTCCAGATCTCCGAGATTGCAAATCATTCCCGTCTGAGGATCGACCTGACCCGAAACTGTAACTTCGACAACATAATTGTGCCCGTGCCCATGGGGGTTATTGCACTTGCCATACACCTCACGATTGCGCCGCTCGTCGTAGGCTTCCGTGTGGAGGCGGTGCGAGGCGCTGATGCGATAACGACGCGACAGATAGGCTTTCATGGCTCCCCGTAGTAATCAGCAAACAAGTCGGGCATCTCATAGACACGAACCCGATGCAGTTTGGTGCTTCCCAGCCTGGGCGCAAGCCTATTCCAGATCGCGATGGCGATGTTCTCAGTCGTCGGAATCATCGTTTTGAACTCCGGCACTTCGAGATTCAGATGGCGATGGTCATACACCTGAAGAATCTCGCTATCGATCACATCGCGGAGCCACTTCAGATCGACTACAAAACCCGAAACCGGATCCACGTCGCCCTCTACCGTGACCTCAAGCGTGTAGTTGTGTCCGTGGCCATTTCGGTTCGCGCATCTTCCAAAGACGCGCACATTCTCCTCAGGGGAGAAGTCGTCATTCCAATAGTAATGAGCCGCGGAGAACTCCGCCCTGCGTGTCAATAGAATCATACGTTCGTCATTAATGGATGTGCTGCCAAGCCTTGCAGCTTCACAAGTTTAAGTAGAATATTCGCGTCCCTTCCAGACAACCCGTTTTCTTATGGTGTGGTGCAACCAGCTCCGAATCAGCACCACCGCAAATAGAGGCAACCCAAAGACGGAGAGCGCACAGTCGGCTGCCGGAAAATTTGACTTGGCCACCCGCGCATAAAATCGCCACAAAGCGCGGAACCACAACAATATCAAAGCCCACATTGCCAAAGGCCGGTAATGCACAGCCACGACCAGCAAGGGCAGGCCCACCAGCAGAACCAGATCCAGAAGACGCCAGGCTGCCAGCGTCAGACAATTTCCAAAGAGCAGCGCAAGGTTTTTGGTCCACCCTTCGAACATCTGTCCAAAGGTTCGATACATGCGAGTGGAAAGCGCGTCCGGCGCGTAGCGAAAGCGCAATCCCAGCTTACCGCTCTTCACCAGACTCGCAAGATCCACATCTTCGAGGATGCTGCCTGCTACGGCTTCGTGACCACCAATCCGGAGATATGCATCGTGCCGGATCAGGAGAAACTGTCCATTGGCCGCAGCCAGACGCGATTGCGGATCGGACACCTTCTGCGGTGGATATGCAAGCGCGAGTTCGCTGAAGACCAAGGGCATCAGCGCCCGTTGCCAAAAGCCAATGACAATCTGCCGTGGCGAGTAGGACAGCATGGCCACGCCTGCCCTCTCCGCCTCATGAATCGCGCGCCGCAAATCGCCAGCCTCGTGAACCGTGTCTGCATCGGTAAAGAGCAGCCAGCGACCAGTCGCCAGCTTTGCCGCGCTCCAAACCGCGTTCGCCTTTCCGGTCCAACCGCTCGGGGGCGCTCCGGGCGTGACCAGGGTGATTCCCACGAACCCCTCCGCAATTGCGCGGGTCCTGTCGGTTGAGCCATCGTCGGCAAGCAGCAGTTCCCACTCCTTGCCCAGTTCAAAGCCCTCTTCCGATTGGCTGGTCAGCGACCGCAGGCATTCTGCGATACAGTCTTCCTCATTCCGGGCCGGTATGATGACCGACAACAGACGAGGATCCTTGCTGCCTCCCGCCTTCTCCGCCGCCAACGCCATCCCCTTCAAATCACCCAACCATGACCTCGCTCAACCGCTCTTCTATCCGTATTATAGAAATTGTGCGATCTCGCAAGTTTTCTACAATCCTTTTCGCTCTGGCGTTGTTGATCCCTTTGGCGGGCTGCGATCGCGGCTCTCATCCATCGCAGATCGGCAAGAAAGCCCCCGATTTCACCGTCACGGACGCCACAAAAACCGTGCGTCTCAGCTCCTATCGCGGCAAAGTCGTCGTCCTCAACTTCTGGGCGACCTGGTGCCCTCCCTGCCTGGCAGAGCTGCCCACCCTGATTACTCTGCAACAGCGTTTGCCGGAGGTCGTTGTCCTCGCGGTCAGCACGGATCAGGATGAATCTGCGTACAACCAGTTCCTTGCCGAACACAAGATGGACATGGTCACCGTGCGCGATGGAAAGCAGGAGACCAACCGGCTCTATGGGACGGTTCGATTTCCCGAAACCTATGTGATCGACCGGAGGGGGATCCTGCGCCGCAAGTTCGTTGGAGCGCAGAACTGGACCAGCCCGGAGATCGTGAGCTATCTGAAGGGCCTGTAAACTCCTCTGCGGCAGCGAGAGAGCCGTGTTCCGTGGCGGGTAGCAACGTTCTTCCGAAGGAATCGAAGGGCTGCAGTTCTCTGCCCCGTTGCGGGCTGTTATTATTTTCCCATGACTACGCTTGATGTCGTTTATCGCTATGCCACGCATCCCACGGAAGCGGAGATGCTGGCGCTCGGCAATGCACTCGAGGTTTACGGCATGCGTCGGCTGAAGGTGAATCGCCAGGAGATGACGATTCTCGTCGAATATGACGCCACGCGCCTCAATGCAGCAGCCGTGTCCAGGTTGCTGCGTGGAGCGGGAATCTCGATCACCGAGGAGGTGTCGTTGATTCCTCCCCTGCTTCCTCCACCGGCGGCCGAAGTAAAGGATGCTGCTCCGGCAAAGTAGCCAGGACGCCGCGCAGCAGGTTTGCGAAACCGGCAAATCATTGGTATCTTAAGAGAGTCCGTAAGCCGTTATGGATGTGCGCCTGTAGCTCAGTTGGATAGAGCGGCTGACTACGAATCAGCAGGCCGGGGGTTCGAATCCCTCCGGGCGCACCATATAAGCCATCTGAAATCAATCAATTAGACTCTACACTACAAAATATCAATGATGGGTTTCGGCCACTTTTCACGCTCTCTTTCCGAACTTCAGCAGCTTCCGCTGGCTGCTATTGAACCGATTCGTCCTATCAGCAACCACGCTAATTCTGAGCTCAGTAACTGCGCAACTGCTGTGTGACCAAGCGTGTGTAGCGCGGATGCGCTACATCGAGGATCAGGAGTTGAGGGGAAGCTGTAGCGGTTAAGGGTCAGGAGAACATCTCGTTCGGCCAATCCGCCAGGCCGACAAGATTGTTCCTGACCCTTAGCTTAGGCATCGACGACGCCCTTCCAACGGCATAGGCCCGGACGCAGCGCCCAACGCGTATAGCCATCTTGCGCTTGTCCTTGTAGCCTCGGAACTGCCCCCGGATGAGATCTGCTGTGATCTCCTCCTCGGATGCTGGCCTGTTGCTATGGGTCAGGAACCGGATGATGGAAAAGTTCATCTCCGCATCATCCCGGTAATCCAGTCCGGCAGGCCCTTCCTCGAAGGCGAGTTTCGCGTCAATCTCATCCACGTCACGCAGAATTGCCTGCGCTTGATCGGCGTATTGCTTCGCCTTCGCTGGCGTTCGCTCTTTCGAAGCAAGATCGGCAAGTTCCTGCAGCTTCCTATTCTTTCCATCAATCAGTAGGGTTCTGTAATAAGAGTCGGACATAAGGGTATTTTCGCAAACCTCGTTCATGAATCGCTGAACCGGGCACGCATCTCCGCAACATCAGTACGAAGCCAGTTGAAGACGGTAGCTGCAGCCAGGGCTTGAATTCTGGTGACATGGGGATAGAAAGTAAGCGTTTGGTCCCGACCGTCTGGACGCTGGTGATGGATCTGTAGACGATGCCTGTATGGAGCAGAGCATTGTTGCAGGTTCTGAAGTTGGTGTTGGGACCACTGAGCCCCGACGTCGCTGGCGCACGGTTGAAGAGAA
This genomic interval from Acidisarcina sp. contains the following:
- the folE gene encoding GTP cyclohydrolase I FolE translates to MAQPAIVTKPGARIGAKSGLAEHTTQELYREILSRLGEDPSRDGLLLTPERMEKSMSFLTKGYEEDPTKILRGALFDVDYDEMVIVKDVEMFSLCEHHLLPFFGKVHVAYIPKGKVIGLSKIPRLIEVFARRLQVQERLTRQIADAIQEAIEPQGVGVVIEARHLCMMMRGVEKQHSSTVTSAMVGVFQQQKTRSEFLSLVRERTTTTF
- a CDS encoding 6-carboxytetrahydropterin synthase gives rise to the protein MKAYLSRRYRISASHRLHTEAYDERRNREVYGKCNNPHGHGHNYVVEVTVSGQVDPQTGMICNLGDLDGFMQREVIDRFDHTNLNLDASFQEQVPTTENLCITVFDLVSAGFDKATLVSIRIEETANNYFEYRGKSERTQNRYA
- a CDS encoding 6-carboxytetrahydropterin synthase; the protein is MILLTRRAEFSAAHYYWNDDFSPEENVRVFGRCANRNGHGHNYTLEVTVEGDVDPVSGFVVDLKWLRDVIDSEILQVYDHRHLNLEVPEFKTMIPTTENIAIAIWNRLAPRLGSTKLHRVRVYEMPDLFADYYGEP
- a CDS encoding glycosyltransferase family 2 protein, with product MGDLKGMALAAEKAGGSKDPRLLSVIIPARNEEDCIAECLRSLTSQSEEGFELGKEWELLLADDGSTDRTRAIAEGFVGITLVTPGAPPSGWTGKANAVWSAAKLATGRWLLFTDADTVHEAGDLRRAIHEAERAGVAMLSYSPRQIVIGFWQRALMPLVFSELALAYPPQKVSDPQSRLAAANGQFLLIRHDAYLRIGGHEAVAGSILEDVDLASLVKSGKLGLRFRYAPDALSTRMYRTFGQMFEGWTKNLALLFGNCLTLAAWRLLDLVLLVGLPLLVVAVHYRPLAMWALILLWFRALWRFYARVAKSNFPAADCALSVFGLPLFAVVLIRSWLHHTIRKRVVWKGREYST
- a CDS encoding TlpA disulfide reductase family protein is translated as MRSRKFSTILFALALLIPLAGCDRGSHPSQIGKKAPDFTVTDATKTVRLSSYRGKVVVLNFWATWCPPCLAELPTLITLQQRLPEVVVLAVSTDQDESAYNQFLAEHKMDMVTVRDGKQETNRLYGTVRFPETYVIDRRGILRRKFVGAQNWTSPEIVSYLKGL